Within the Synergistaceae bacterium genome, the region AACCACATAAGCTTTAATCCCCAACTTATTTTCCTATTATCATATTCGCGAGCGGATAGATTTGCCAGAGAATCAGCGAAACCCAAAACCACAAAAAAATGTAAGTAACCCTAGATATAGTCCTTTAGGCCTATATCTAGTAGGTATTGTATTTCTCTCTCTTGCCCAGAAATCCGCCTAGAAGCTCTAGAATACCTGGAGAACGACACGTATCCTGGAATGACGCCTACAATGCTGCCAAAAGCTGGGAGATAGTGCTAGGATACCATTTACCCACCCCGGAGATTGTTACGACACCTTCTTCGTTGAACTGAGCCGATATTTTCGAGAAGGTCATTCCCTCTTGCCTCATGCTTTGGATTCTTTGCAAGATGAACTGGCGATAATCCAACTTCTTATCGTCCTTTGTAGATTCTTCCTGAGTTTCCAGATTTTCCTGGACCGGCGACGATTTTTGTTGAGGCCGAGTTTGTAACCGTTGCGGCATCTCGTTCAATTGATCAACATAATGCCGCAAAACATGAAGATTGCTTTCTTCTTGAGTAATCCATTTCTGAAAGAGTTCTAGATCGGAAAAGCCCGTTGCCTCCGAAATTTTTCGGAACTTGTCCAATAGAACGCTACCCACAGGAATCCGTATTTCAATATCGCTCACGCATGTTAGATCTTCTTTATTTTTCCTTAACATATCCAGCAGCGCCTCTCTTCTTATAATCTTTCGTCAAAAAACACAGGACACACGCGCGCTAAACTTATGAACATCACAATGATACCCTCACTATTTCTTCTTTTTGATTTTCGCCGCTCGGACTTTCTCTTTCAATTCTTTTCCGGGCCGGAAAGTAGGAACTTTCTTAGCTGGAATCTTGACGATTATTGATGGGTCCTGGGGGTTTCTCCCCTCACGAGCCGCGCGATCTTTCACTTCAAAAACTCCGAAGCCGACAAATGTGCATTTTTCTCCTTTACCTAGAGAATCTGCGATAGAAGCGAAAACCTCTTCAACGATAGGGGCGATATCTTTCTTCGTTTCATGACGTTTCTCAGCAATAGTTCCAACAAGTTCCGCTTTTGTCATGCTTTAAACCTCCCATTGGGTATTTTTCTACATTATAGCAGCCTAAATAAATTGCGCAAGTTCTTTTTTATCTTTTTCTAGTTTTAGCAATACCTATTCAAATTTTTCTTCGCAAAATTGGTCTATATTCCTAATTGACCTGTTAGTTCGCTTAGTGGACATGAAACTGTTCTACCGATCGAGTAGTATTATTTTTAACTACACCTTCGGCTATGGCTTTCCGTTTGGCGCCGTATTGGTTCTGGATTATCACCTCCACCTTGAAGAACCAAGAACCGTCAACACGTTGTTCCTCGTATCGCAAACCGCTACCCCAGTGACATTTAAATCCATAAGATTTATGTTGGCCGTATTTTTCAAAGGCTTTTCTCGCGTCTCTTTTTGGGAGTTCGCCAGAATGATCACGGGCAACGACCTTGGCGGCGTTCCGGTCATCTTGTATGAGCGCGGGAGGAACAGAAGAGCATAGCGCAAAATAGCGCTCGTTCTCTAAGTTGCTAATATCAGGGTAAGACGGCCCTTTACCCGTCAAGTTTGAAACTTTATACCTGCTACCGTCATAACTTACGTTAAGCGAGGCATCGACAACGCTACCGACTTCGTAAATTTTGAGTTTCAAGTGGTCAACGTGCCAGGTGTTTTTACTCTTCGCAGTCCACGTTCCCTCCGATTCAACATTCATAAAAAATCCGGCTACATCCGCGTAACTATGAAATTTTGAAATATCATAGTCGTTTCCATCACTTGTCAAAACATCTGTAGCGTAGTAATTTGTAAAGGCTACTACTGCCGCGCGTAACGCGTATTTCACAGGGAAATTTACCGAGACCGCATGGATATCAGGCGCAGTAAGATTAGGAGTGTTGGACGCGGTAACACTTAAAGAATTTAACTGTGGCGCGGTTTCTTTCGCTCTGTCAGTCGTCTTTGCGGGGTATGTATGGTATGTAACCACAATCGGAACATTTGGAGTATATCTCGAACCTGCTCTAAACGTAGTCTTGCCGCCAACTTTTACCGATTCTACTTCTCCGTCCTTGGTGAGCCAACCCATGATCAGGTCGTCCAACACCGCTGTTTGTACATTCGAAAACCCGGCTGCTTGCAATTCGGCTATGACTGTTGAATAGTCAGAACCAATGTAATTACTCGAACCTTTCGGTATTTTTAGTCTGTTGTCGGGTTCGCGCCTACTACTGGAAGTACTGAAAGCTGTCAGCGTTCCGAGAAGGAGAAGTATGCTTATTGTAAATAAGATTATACGTTTCCTATCTATTCCTCCTCTAACTATGGATTTCTGACTAGAATTAGGGCGGAAGTCATTTTTCTTAGGCAAGGCAGACTTACGTCTACTAAATTCCTCTGCGGTAATGCGACCATTTCTATAATCGTCAAAGATTTGTTGAAACGAGTCTTCACTATGAGCACCAGCTTGGGTTACTCCGTTCGACGAAAATGTTTGTGCTTCGCCTTCATCGGAAAGCCATAACCGGCGGTTTTCGGCATTTTCTTTG harbors:
- a CDS encoding recombinase family protein, whose amino-acid sequence is MSDIEIRIPVGSVLLDKFRKISEATGFSDLELFQKWITQEESNLHVLRHYVDQLNEMPQRLQTRPQQKSSPVQENLETQEESTKDDKKLDYRQFILQRIQSMRQEGMTFSKISAQFNEEGVVTISGVGKWYPSTISQLLAAL
- a CDS encoding HU family DNA-binding protein, coding for MTKAELVGTIAEKRHETKKDIAPIVEEVFASIADSLGKGEKCTFVGFGVFEVKDRAAREGRNPQDPSIIVKIPAKKVPTFRPGKELKEKVRAAKIKKKK